One part of the Sebastes fasciatus isolate fSebFas1 chromosome 8, fSebFas1.pri, whole genome shotgun sequence genome encodes these proteins:
- the plpbp gene encoding pyridoxal phosphate homeostasis protein isoform X1 has product MWKVAMSEEVGKALQSVVDRVNQAAARRLKTLPVVPPRLVAVSKTKPPEMVVEAYRQGQRNFGENYVNELVDKASDPLILDSCPEIKWHFIGHLQKNNVNKLLGVPNLFLVETVDSAKLADKVNSSWQRVRGASTQRLKIMVQLNTSGEQSKHGLPPEETVNTVKHIQSKCSALHFLGLMTIGRYGYDLNLGPNPDFRMLLSRRQEVCDGLKLPPEEVELSMGMSTDFEHAIEVGATNVRVGSIIFGNREYPNSAANTPNPSPAPSPEKTTKSVSEEAAKKMKHLTVSEH; this is encoded by the exons ATGTGGAAAGTAGCAATGTCGGAGGAGGTTGGGAAGGCGCTACAGTCGGTAGTGGACCGGGTGAACCAGGCGGCGGCACGGCGGCTCAAG ACACTACCAGTCGTGCCACCCCGCCTCGTAGCTGTCAGCAAGACAAAACCCCCAGAGATGGTTGTGGAGGCCTACAGGCAAGGGCAGCGCAACTTTGGAGAAAATTAT GTTAATGAACTTGTGGACAAAGCTTCCGATCCTCTG ATTTTAGACTCATGTCCCGAAATCAAATGGCACTTTATCGGCCATCTACAGAAGAATAATGTCAACAAACTTTTGG GCGTGCCAAACCTGTTCCTTGTGGAGACGGTCGACTCGGCGAAACTGGCTGACAAGGTCAACAGCTCATGGCAGCGTGTCAGAGGAGCCAGCACGCAGAGGTTAAAGATCATGGTGCAGCTCAACACCAGCGGAGAACAGA GTAAACATGGCCTGCCACCAGAGGAGACGGTGAACACAGTGAAACACATCCAGTCCAAGTGCTCCGCTCTGCACTTTTTAGGACTCATGACCATTGGGCGCTACGGCTACGACCTCAACTTGGGCCCAAATCCGGACTTTCGG ATGCTGCTGAGTCGGAGGCAGGAGGTGTGTGATGGTCTGAAGCTGCCTCCAGAGGAGGTAGAACTCAGCATGGGTATGTCCACAGATTTTGAACATGCG ATCGAGGTGGGCGCCACCAACGTGCGAGTGGGTAGTATTATATTCGGCAACAGGGAGTATCCCAACAGTGCAGCAAACACTCCGAACCCCAGCCCAGCACCCAGCCCGGAGAAAACAACCAAGAGTGTGTCCGAAGAGGCCGCCAAGAAGATGAAGCACCTCACTGTGTCTGAACACTAA
- the plpbp gene encoding pyridoxal phosphate homeostasis protein isoform X2, with translation MVVEAYRQGQRNFGENYVNELVDKASDPLILDSCPEIKWHFIGHLQKNNVNKLLGVPNLFLVETVDSAKLADKVNSSWQRVRGASTQRLKIMVQLNTSGEQSKHGLPPEETVNTVKHIQSKCSALHFLGLMTIGRYGYDLNLGPNPDFRMLLSRRQEVCDGLKLPPEEVELSMGMSTDFEHAIEVGATNVRVGSIIFGNREYPNSAANTPNPSPAPSPEKTTKSVSEEAAKKMKHLTVSEH, from the exons ATGGTTGTGGAGGCCTACAGGCAAGGGCAGCGCAACTTTGGAGAAAATTAT GTTAATGAACTTGTGGACAAAGCTTCCGATCCTCTG ATTTTAGACTCATGTCCCGAAATCAAATGGCACTTTATCGGCCATCTACAGAAGAATAATGTCAACAAACTTTTGG GCGTGCCAAACCTGTTCCTTGTGGAGACGGTCGACTCGGCGAAACTGGCTGACAAGGTCAACAGCTCATGGCAGCGTGTCAGAGGAGCCAGCACGCAGAGGTTAAAGATCATGGTGCAGCTCAACACCAGCGGAGAACAGA GTAAACATGGCCTGCCACCAGAGGAGACGGTGAACACAGTGAAACACATCCAGTCCAAGTGCTCCGCTCTGCACTTTTTAGGACTCATGACCATTGGGCGCTACGGCTACGACCTCAACTTGGGCCCAAATCCGGACTTTCGG ATGCTGCTGAGTCGGAGGCAGGAGGTGTGTGATGGTCTGAAGCTGCCTCCAGAGGAGGTAGAACTCAGCATGGGTATGTCCACAGATTTTGAACATGCG ATCGAGGTGGGCGCCACCAACGTGCGAGTGGGTAGTATTATATTCGGCAACAGGGAGTATCCCAACAGTGCAGCAAACACTCCGAACCCCAGCCCAGCACCCAGCCCGGAGAAAACAACCAAGAGTGTGTCCGAAGAGGCCGCCAAGAAGATGAAGCACCTCACTGTGTCTGAACACTAA
- the snrpg gene encoding small nuclear ribonucleoprotein G isoform X1 — MSKAHPPELKKFMDKKLSLKLNGGRHVQGILRGFDPFMNLVVDDSLEMGPGGQQNTIGMVVIRGNSIIMLEALERV, encoded by the exons ATGAGTAAAGCACATCCCCCAGAGTTGAAGAA gTTCATGGACAAGAAGCTTTCCT TGAAGTTGAATGGAGGCAGACACGTGCAGGGCATCCTGCGCGGGTTCGACCCCTTCATGAACCTGGTGGTGGATGACTCCCTGGAGATGGGCCCAGGAGGACAACAGAACACCATTGGCATGGTG GTCATCAGAGGAAACAGCATCATCATGTTGGAGGCCTTGGAGAGAGTATGA
- the snrpg gene encoding small nuclear ribonucleoprotein G isoform X2 — MDKKLSLKLNGGRHVQGILRGFDPFMNLVVDDSLEMGPGGQQNTIGMVVIRGNSIIMLEALERV; from the exons ATGGACAAGAAGCTTTCCT TGAAGTTGAATGGAGGCAGACACGTGCAGGGCATCCTGCGCGGGTTCGACCCCTTCATGAACCTGGTGGTGGATGACTCCCTGGAGATGGGCCCAGGAGGACAACAGAACACCATTGGCATGGTG GTCATCAGAGGAAACAGCATCATCATGTTGGAGGCCTTGGAGAGAGTATGA